One genomic region from Chthonomonas calidirosea T49 encodes:
- a CDS encoding carboxypeptidase-like regulatory domain-containing protein, with protein MFRSVANYLRWVMLTSVLALLVLVGALISGCGGGGGGGVPAGNGSGGGSSSGSSGGPPPVGNPNLATITGQVTDIAGNPVAGAAISIVGTNLTGSSASDGSFTIYNVPLTATQFTVTPPSGYYSFDVRYLGNDYNLQKPCPLPLPNPLQKGADPLPGPVQLYPTSGPPPAPTYGCP; from the coding sequence ATGTTCAGAAGCGTTGCAAACTACTTACGATGGGTTATGCTTACCTCGGTGCTCGCGCTGCTCGTGCTTGTAGGGGCGCTTATTAGCGGTTGTGGCGGCGGTGGAGGTGGTGGTGTACCCGCAGGCAACGGCAGTGGCGGTGGCTCCTCATCGGGCTCTTCTGGCGGCCCACCGCCTGTAGGAAACCCTAACCTCGCCACCATCACCGGTCAGGTCACCGATATCGCCGGTAATCCGGTTGCCGGAGCCGCCATCAGCATTGTTGGAACCAACCTCACCGGCAGCAGTGCTTCCGATGGCTCCTTCACCATCTACAACGTTCCGCTCACGGCCACACAGTTCACGGTAACCCCGCCTAGCGGCTACTATAGCTTCGACGTGCGCTATCTGGGAAACGACTATAACCTCCAAAAACCGTGCCCCCTCCCCCTGCCAAATCCGCTACAGAAGGGTGCCGATCCGTTGCCCGGCCCTGTTCAGCTCTATCCAACGAGTGGGCCGCCACCAGCGCCCACCTATGGCTGTCCGTAA